A genomic segment from Cyprinus carpio isolate SPL01 chromosome A4, ASM1834038v1, whole genome shotgun sequence encodes:
- the LOC122139417 gene encoding E3 ubiquitin-protein ligase TRIM39-like: protein MFWYRYNGGCFEAVGNNGLGKREVKNVSEDLSQLFCTSPKHSARAGSFMSIHLTQGGAHITGGKCERQVVSLSSALQSPNSNILKELDLSNNDLQDSGVKLLSDGLKSTNCQLEILRLSGCMVTDKGCCYIFAALSSNPSHLKELDLSYNHLGDSGVKLLFEKLEDPNCSLVTLNVDHGGESRITAGLKKWVCFLTLDPNTAHTELSLSEENRKVTRVDENQPYPDHPERFDYYHQVLCIESVCGRCYWETEWSGDEGVYISVSYKSISRKGGGKECGFGYNDQSWSLNCTHSRYSFRHNNIEIVLTVKPISRIIRVYDDVRRIGVFVDHSAGTLSFYSISRNTMSLIHTVQTTFTQTLYPGFGVYSGSSVKLC, encoded by the exons ATGTTTTGGTACAGGTACAATGGTGGTTGTTTTGAAGCAGTTGGGAACAATGGCTTGGGCAAAAGAGAGGTTAAAAATGTTAGTGAAGACCTAAGCCAGCTGTTCTGCACAAGCCCTAAGCATTCGGCCAGGGCCGGCAGCTTTATGAGCATTCACCTTACGCAAGGTGGAGCACACATCACTGGTGGAAAGTGTGAGCGGCAGGTCGTCAG tttgtcttcagctctacaatccCCAAACTCAAACATCCTgaaagagctggatctgagtaacaatgacctgcaggattctggggtgaagctgctttctgatggactgaagagtacaaactgtcagctggagattctgag attgtctggctgtatggtgacagacaAAGGCTGTTGTTATATATTtgcagctctgagttcaaacccctcacacctgaaagagctggatctgagctacaatcacctgGGAGATTCAGGAGTCAAGCTGCTTTTTGAAAAATTGGAGGATCCAAACTGCTCATTGGTCACACTGAA tgtTGATCATGGAGGAGAATCCAGGATTACAGCAGGACTAAAGAAAT GGgtctgttttctcacactggatccaaacacagcacacactgaactcagtctgtctgaggagaacagaaaggtgaCACGTGTGGATGAAAatcagccgtatcctgatcatccagagagatttgattATTATCATCAGGTGTTGTgtatagagagtgtgtgtggacgctgttactgggagactgAGTGGAGTGGAGATGAAGGTgtgtatatatcagtgtcatataagagcatcagcaggaagggagggGGTAAAGAGTGTGGGTTTGgatataatgatcagtcctggagtttgaaCTGCACTCACTCCAGAtactcattcagacacaataacaTAGAGATTGTTCTTACTGTGAAGCCTATCAGCAGGATAATAAGAGTGTATGATGATGTcaggagaataggagtgtttgtggatcacagtgcaggaactctgtccttctacagcatctccagaaacacaatgagcctcatccacacagtccagaccacattcactcagacgctctatcctgggtttggaGTTTAttctggatcatcagtgaaactgtgttga